The following are from one region of the Synechococcus sp. CBW1108 genome:
- a CDS encoding galactose mutarotase has translation MALIQRQTPYPHWEFSDSATGDLLRIVPDRGGLISGWRCAGHEVVYLDLERFLDPAQSVRGGFPVLFPITGGLPGNLLPLPQGEFSLGQHGFARQMPWQLEPLADGLGVQLQLSDNPETLKAYPFNFLLSMEVRLAPGALEISTVVQNRSSEVMPFSFGLHPYFNLSSLETVRFEGLPPQCLNHLTMEGASSAEQMERLASGIDLLVKPTGSVRLVDTGAGTSLELQLSHPLDLVVLWTEPPRPMVCMEPWSGPRQALISGDRKLELSPGASTRLGTRYAFTASTGS, from the coding sequence ATGGCCTTGATTCAGCGTCAAACGCCCTATCCCCACTGGGAATTCAGCGATTCGGCCACGGGGGACCTGCTGCGGATCGTGCCCGACCGCGGCGGCCTGATCAGCGGCTGGCGCTGCGCCGGCCATGAGGTTGTTTACCTCGATCTGGAGCGCTTTCTCGACCCTGCTCAATCGGTGCGGGGTGGATTCCCGGTGCTGTTCCCGATCACCGGCGGTCTGCCGGGCAATCTGCTGCCCTTGCCCCAGGGTGAATTCAGTCTCGGCCAGCATGGCTTCGCCAGGCAGATGCCCTGGCAGCTGGAGCCCCTCGCCGATGGACTGGGGGTCCAGCTGCAGTTGTCAGATAACCCCGAAACGCTGAAGGCCTATCCGTTCAACTTTCTGCTCAGCATGGAGGTGCGGCTGGCGCCAGGGGCGCTGGAGATCAGCACGGTGGTGCAAAACCGGAGCAGCGAAGTGATGCCGTTCAGCTTCGGGCTGCACCCCTACTTCAACCTTTCCAGCCTGGAGACGGTGCGGTTTGAGGGCTTACCTCCCCAGTGTCTCAACCACCTCACCATGGAGGGGGCCTCCAGTGCCGAACAGATGGAACGGTTGGCCAGTGGCATCGACCTGCTGGTCAAACCCACAGGTTCGGTGCGGCTGGTGGATACTGGCGCCGGCACTAGCCTTGAGCTCCAGCTCAGCCACCCGCTGGATCTGGTGGTGCTCTGGACGGAGCCGCCCCGGCCGATGGTGTGCATGGAACCCTGGAGTGGGCCGCGTCAGGCCCTGATCAGCGGGGATCGCAAGCTCGAATTGAGCCCGGGCGCCAGCACCAGGCTCGGAACTCGCTATGCCTTTACGGCATCAACAGGTTCCTGA
- a CDS encoding tellurite resistance TerB family protein, whose translation MSAADAFAAVALAAVCWDGVLSMAGSRSLRHALDYRMPFRDYDEAQMMQLLDSLLKQLREKGAQHLMVDGAAMLNARQRGAAFAVAAEIMRSDGPLQDDEQNILINLAAVLELDSALSSEILRVMDILHAEIECEG comes from the coding sequence ATGAGCGCCGCCGATGCGTTTGCTGCAGTAGCCCTGGCAGCTGTTTGTTGGGATGGTGTTTTATCGATGGCTGGCTCCAGATCCCTGCGCCATGCCCTCGATTACCGCATGCCATTTCGTGACTATGACGAAGCCCAGATGATGCAATTGTTGGACTCCCTGCTCAAGCAATTGCGGGAAAAAGGAGCCCAGCATCTAATGGTTGATGGCGCTGCAATGTTAAATGCCAGACAGCGGGGCGCCGCTTTTGCCGTGGCGGCAGAAATAATGCGCTCCGATGGCCCCCTGCAGGATGATGAACAAAATATCTTGATCAATCTCGCTGCTGTTCTGGAGCTCGATAGCGCCCTTAGCTCCGAAATCCTCAGGGTGATGGATATTCTCCACGCGGAGATTGAGTGTGAAGGCTAG
- a CDS encoding CP12 domain-containing protein → MATFTEPIQPHHSGVCFMATIGDQLQTYRTALAEAQAKGDQAIARKIEQQIKDLEDFQQRHPDEAVAPSPLEVFCDLNPSDINCLVYDD, encoded by the coding sequence ATGGCTACATTCACTGAGCCAATCCAGCCCCATCACTCGGGTGTGTGTTTCATGGCCACCATCGGAGACCAGCTCCAGACCTATCGCACCGCCCTCGCCGAGGCCCAGGCCAAGGGTGATCAGGCGATCGCGCGCAAGATCGAACAGCAAATCAAAGACCTAGAGGATTTCCAGCAACGCCACCCCGATGAGGCCGTTGCGCCCTCACCGCTGGAGGTGTTCTGCGACCTCAACCCCTCGGACATCAACTGCCTCGTCTACGACGACTGA
- a CDS encoding AbrB family transcriptional regulator, whose translation MLTGSELLAKVKELGDVSKSDLVRSCGYVSTKKDGSERLNFTAFYEALLGAKGVSLGTDSVGRGTGKGGRKLSYTTKIQFNGNLLVGKAYTAMLDLKPGDEFEIKLGRKQIKLVPIGGADEEE comes from the coding sequence ATGCTTACAGGCTCCGAATTGCTCGCCAAGGTCAAAGAGCTGGGTGATGTGTCCAAATCAGATCTGGTCCGTAGCTGTGGCTATGTGAGCACTAAGAAAGATGGTAGCGAGCGCCTCAATTTCACGGCGTTTTACGAGGCCCTGCTCGGTGCCAAGGGTGTAAGCCTTGGCACCGATAGTGTTGGCAGGGGTACGGGCAAGGGTGGTCGCAAGCTGAGCTACACCACAAAAATTCAGTTCAACGGCAACCTGCTGGTGGGCAAGGCCTACACCGCCATGCTCGACCTCAAGCCCGGGGATGAATTTGAGATCAAGCTGGGCCGCAAGCAGATCAAGCTCGTACCCATCGGTGGGGCTGACGAAGAGGAGTGA
- a CDS encoding DUF4335 domain-containing protein, producing the protein MKQSLQYDQLSCRLRVEGLPDVSMGQGAGALGIITGWSLQWAGRPALEGRKEHLLALMQVVLPYARYLISGVPRRFGADPTPVEIGPNPGRGHLLLLRSSQADTPPLQLELDDAELADLVRVLDQLRLDPRLQLQLELPSPLPLRARELLERRPLAQRLAAPLGGVLALGLAAGLGLLLPEPKPVAPPTANPSAVQQPPS; encoded by the coding sequence ATGAAACAGTCCCTTCAATACGACCAACTCAGCTGTCGCCTGCGGGTGGAGGGTCTGCCGGATGTGTCCATGGGCCAGGGTGCCGGGGCCCTCGGCATCATCACGGGCTGGAGCCTGCAGTGGGCCGGTCGCCCCGCGTTGGAGGGCCGCAAGGAGCACCTGCTAGCCCTGATGCAGGTGGTGTTGCCCTACGCCCGCTATTTGATCAGCGGCGTGCCCCGCCGCTTTGGGGCCGACCCCACGCCGGTCGAGATTGGCCCCAACCCTGGCAGGGGCCACCTGCTGCTGCTGCGCAGCAGCCAGGCCGATACGCCCCCGTTACAGCTAGAACTCGACGATGCCGAGCTAGCCGATCTGGTGCGGGTGCTCGATCAGTTGCGCCTTGATCCCCGCCTGCAGTTGCAGCTTGAGCTGCCCTCGCCCCTGCCCCTCAGGGCCCGGGAGCTGCTGGAACGCCGGCCCCTGGCCCAGCGCCTGGCCGCCCCGCTGGGGGGGGTGCTGGCCCTGGGGCTGGCAGCTGGATTGGGCCTGCTGCTTCCCGAACCCAAGCCTGTGGCCCCACCCACGGCCAACCCCAGCGCGGTCCAGCAGCCCCCTTCTTGA
- a CDS encoding adenine phosphoribosyltransferase gives MTPDLRELVRDVPDFPKPGILFRDLTPLMRDPAGWQEVIRQLGAVCERLQPELIVGIESRGFIVGTALATAVRLGFVPVRKAGKLPGKVTGVDYALEYGSDRLEIHSDALADGSRVLIIDDLLATGGTAAACAELVQAAGGELCGFGFVAELAALEGRRKLPQQQPVESLIIYS, from the coding sequence ATGACCCCAGACCTGCGGGAACTCGTGCGGGATGTGCCCGATTTCCCCAAGCCCGGCATCCTGTTTCGCGACCTGACGCCACTGATGCGCGACCCCGCCGGCTGGCAGGAGGTGATCCGTCAGCTGGGCGCGGTGTGCGAGCGGCTGCAGCCAGAGCTGATCGTCGGCATTGAGTCGCGGGGCTTCATCGTCGGCACCGCCCTGGCCACTGCCGTCCGCCTGGGCTTCGTGCCGGTGCGCAAGGCAGGCAAGTTGCCCGGCAAGGTCACCGGTGTCGATTACGCCCTGGAATACGGCAGCGACCGCCTGGAGATCCACAGCGACGCCCTGGCCGACGGCTCCAGGGTGCTGATCATCGACGACCTGCTGGCCACCGGCGGCACCGCCGCCGCCTGCGCCGAACTGGTGCAGGCGGCCGGCGGCGAGCTCTGCGGCTTCGGCTTCGTGGCCGAGCTGGCGGCCCTCGAGGGCCGCCGCAAATTGCCCCAGCAGCAGCCGGTCGAATCGCTGATCATCTACAGCTGA
- a CDS encoding DUF3038 domain-containing protein, whose amino-acid sequence MSLDPTAPEPSARLPRRGLERLDLLLLSVEALDLNGGESMVWMSEQMGFTKLFPNRVELWKRRCTNPLRRTTRRDGLDPVETDALIRILCSLADRLYPLLRGLLTSAEPAEVLSQRWDLFRGRLLELIRERMNPRRGGVQLLLDPDAGARQARQLVQALALGAGAGGFERLRASLLDAQP is encoded by the coding sequence ATGTCCCTGGACCCAACCGCGCCGGAACCCAGCGCCCGGCTTCCCCGCCGCGGCCTGGAGCGCCTCGACCTGCTTCTGCTCAGCGTGGAGGCCCTCGACCTCAACGGCGGCGAGTCGATGGTGTGGATGAGCGAGCAGATGGGCTTCACCAAGCTCTTCCCCAACCGGGTGGAACTCTGGAAGCGGCGCTGCACCAATCCCCTGCGCCGCACCACCCGCCGCGATGGCCTCGACCCGGTGGAAACCGACGCCTTGATCCGCATTCTCTGTTCCCTGGCCGACCGCCTCTACCCCCTGCTGCGCGGCCTGCTCACCAGCGCCGAGCCTGCCGAGGTGCTCAGCCAGCGCTGGGACCTGTTCCGCGGCCGCCTGTTGGAGCTGATCCGCGAGCGCATGAACCCCCGCCGTGGCGGCGTGCAACTCTTGCTCGACCCCGATGCCGGCGCCCGCCAGGCCCGCCAGCTGGTGCAGGCCCTTGCCCTTGGCGCGGGCGCGGGCGGGTTTGAGCGCCTGCGGGCCAGCCTCCTGGACGCCCAGCCATGA
- a CDS encoding oxidoreductase, whose product MPWTAADIPDQSGRLALITGASSGLGLETARALVRRGATVVLGCRSRQRSEQARASLLADEASGAIDLLDLDLADLVSVRAAARALADRYGRLDLLINNAGVMGLPRSLTSDGFEMQFGVNHLGHFALTMALLPLLRARPASRVVTVTSGAQYFGRIAFDDLQGERRYDRWAAYGQSKLANVMFALELQQQLLAAGADVLSLAAHPGIARTNLQPASVAASGSWFEPLAYRVMGPLMQSSAMGALPQLFAATAPAARPGGHYGPDQLGGMRGHPKEVPVAPAATDGQQRLKLWQLSEQLTAPPTS is encoded by the coding sequence ATGCCCTGGACTGCTGCCGACATTCCCGACCAGTCTGGTCGTCTGGCCCTGATCACTGGCGCCAGCAGTGGTCTGGGGCTGGAGACTGCCCGGGCCTTGGTGCGCCGCGGTGCCACGGTGGTGCTGGGCTGCCGCAGCCGTCAGCGCTCTGAACAGGCCCGCGCCTCCCTGCTGGCCGACGAGGCGAGCGGTGCGATCGATCTGCTCGATCTCGACTTGGCCGATCTGGTCTCGGTGCGGGCCGCGGCCCGCGCCCTGGCCGATCGCTATGGCCGCCTTGACCTTCTGATCAACAACGCCGGCGTGATGGGCCTGCCCCGCAGCCTTACTAGTGATGGTTTTGAGATGCAATTTGGGGTGAACCATCTGGGCCACTTCGCCCTGACCATGGCCCTGCTGCCGCTGTTGCGAGCTCGCCCCGCGAGCCGGGTCGTGACCGTGACCTCCGGGGCCCAGTATTTCGGGCGCATCGCCTTTGACGATCTGCAGGGGGAGCGCCGCTATGACCGCTGGGCCGCCTATGGCCAGAGCAAGCTGGCCAATGTGATGTTCGCCCTGGAGCTGCAGCAGCAGTTGCTGGCCGCCGGTGCTGATGTGCTTTCGCTGGCCGCCCATCCCGGCATCGCCCGCACCAACCTGCAGCCCGCTTCGGTGGCTGCCAGCGGCTCCTGGTTTGAACCCCTGGCCTATCGAGTCATGGGTCCACTGATGCAGAGCTCCGCCATGGGGGCCCTGCCCCAGCTCTTTGCTGCCACGGCGCCCGCTGCCCGGCCCGGGGGCCACTACGGCCCCGACCAGCTGGGGGGAATGCGCGGCCACCCCAAGGAGGTGCCTGTGGCCCCTGCCGCCACTGATGGCCAGCAGCGCCTGAAGCTGTGGCAGCTGAGCGAGCAGCTCACGGCACCTCCCACCAGCTGA
- a CDS encoding glycosyl hydrolase family 57, producing MPPSPRPSLPPIAGHEAEILALVQLPGAVFAPHSNLQLEQIHSAFACALHMHQPSIPAGSNGELISHLQYMYEHPGEGDNHNADAFANCYKRLAEIIPQLIGEGCNPRIMLDYSGNLLWGFEQMGRQDILSALKTLACDPSLQPHVEWLGTFWSHAVAPSTPIPDLKLQILAWQHHFAALFGPEALQRVKGFSPPEMHLPNHPDTLYALVKALGECGYRWLLVQEHSVENPDGSSLSREQTLIPNRLVARNSSGDTVSITALIKTQGSDTKLVGQMQPCYEALGLGRQPLGAGTIPALVCQIADGENGGVMMNEFPAAFIQAHQRIASNTAEESKTVAINGSEYLELLEGAGVNSTAFPVIQAVQQHKLWPLLDPQGSSEPPGAAAVQAAIAQLQAADPSFSMAGASWTNNLSWVEGYANVLEPINQLSARFHGHFDPLVAADPALTQTPAYQQCLLHLLLLQTSCFRYWGQGTWTDYAREIHRRGMELLSN from the coding sequence ATGCCCCCCAGTCCCAGACCCAGCCTCCCTCCGATCGCGGGCCATGAGGCGGAGATCCTTGCCTTGGTGCAACTGCCAGGAGCGGTGTTTGCTCCCCACTCCAATCTCCAGCTGGAGCAGATCCATTCAGCTTTTGCCTGTGCGCTCCACATGCATCAGCCCTCGATTCCAGCCGGGTCCAACGGAGAGCTGATCTCCCATCTGCAATACATGTATGAGCACCCGGGCGAGGGTGACAACCACAACGCCGATGCCTTTGCCAACTGCTACAAAAGGCTTGCCGAGATCATTCCCCAGCTGATCGGCGAGGGTTGCAATCCCCGGATCATGCTCGATTATTCGGGCAATTTGCTTTGGGGTTTCGAGCAGATGGGCCGCCAGGACATCCTCAGTGCCCTTAAAACCCTCGCCTGCGACCCGAGCCTGCAGCCCCATGTGGAGTGGCTCGGCACCTTCTGGAGCCATGCGGTGGCCCCCTCCACGCCGATCCCCGATCTCAAGTTGCAGATCCTGGCCTGGCAGCACCATTTCGCAGCCCTGTTTGGCCCCGAGGCCCTGCAACGGGTGAAGGGTTTTTCGCCGCCGGAGATGCACCTGCCCAACCACCCCGACACTCTCTATGCCCTTGTCAAGGCCCTGGGGGAGTGTGGCTACCGCTGGTTGCTGGTGCAGGAGCACAGCGTTGAGAATCCCGATGGCTCCAGCCTCAGCCGGGAGCAAACCCTGATCCCCAACCGCCTGGTGGCCCGCAACTCCAGCGGCGACACGGTGAGCATCACCGCCCTGATCAAAACCCAGGGCTCCGACACCAAGCTGGTGGGTCAGATGCAGCCCTGCTACGAGGCCCTTGGCCTCGGCCGCCAGCCCCTGGGCGCCGGCACCATTCCGGCGTTGGTGTGTCAAATCGCCGACGGCGAAAATGGCGGCGTGATGATGAACGAGTTCCCTGCTGCTTTCATCCAGGCCCACCAGCGCATCGCCAGCAATACGGCTGAGGAAAGTAAAACCGTGGCGATCAATGGCAGCGAGTACCTGGAGTTGCTCGAGGGGGCAGGGGTAAACAGCACCGCCTTCCCGGTGATTCAGGCGGTGCAGCAGCACAAGCTCTGGCCCCTGCTCGATCCCCAGGGCAGCTCCGAACCGCCCGGGGCAGCAGCGGTTCAGGCCGCCATTGCCCAGCTCCAGGCCGCCGATCCCTCCTTCTCAATGGCCGGGGCTTCCTGGACCAACAACCTCAGCTGGGTGGAGGGATACGCCAACGTGCTCGAGCCGATCAACCAGCTGAGCGCCCGCTTCCACGGGCATTTCGACCCCCTGGTGGCGGCCGACCCTGCCCTGACCCAAACCCCGGCCTACCAGCAGTGCCTGCTGCACTTGCTGCTGCTGCAAACAAGCTGCTTTCGCTACTGGGGCCAGGGCACCTGGACCGACTACGCCAGAGAAATTCACCGGCGTGGCATGGAATTACTCAGCAATTAG
- a CDS encoding NAD-dependent malic enzyme produces the protein MHEPAAAAAPSSPSPRLTSKRGLDLLRDPALNQGTAFAAPQRLAFGLEGLLPPQVESLALQVQRSWAAFCQLEAPLERYAFVEGLRRSNLVLFHRFLSDHLEAVLPIVYTPTVGAVIQDFSRSYRTPIEGLFISADQRGRLRQVLRNGINGPIDLVLVTDSEGILGIGDQGVGGIHICQGKLAVYTLCAGLNPERVLAVALDVGTNRPSLLADPLYPGLHQRRLAGADYLGFVDEFVEAVQLECPGACLHWEDFGTSHARQLLERYRDKLPSFNDDIQGTSGVVSAAVLAACQGLGQTLADQRIVVFGAGTAGCGIAEGLLRLLQKAGLSPGQAGERIWAVDRDGLLVQGMAGLNPGAAALARDPQELGDFGRNREGQIDLAAVVAQVHPTVLIGTSTVAGAFSRELVEEMARHCAHPVILPLSNPTSLAEAVPADLLAWTGGRALVATGSPFAPVELPGGRRVIGQCNNCFLFPGLGFATVALGLRAISDGMIDAGLQALAEWIPASRNPMAPLMPSLGDGAAVAAAVAQAVASAGVREGLAREGISQEQVPLLLQQARWLPTYPPLASSADQLHIP, from the coding sequence ATGCATGAGCCGGCAGCGGCAGCCGCCCCATCCTCGCCCTCGCCGCGTTTGACCAGCAAACGGGGGCTGGATCTGCTCCGGGATCCCGCACTGAATCAGGGCACCGCTTTTGCGGCGCCCCAGCGCCTTGCCTTTGGGCTCGAGGGGCTATTGCCGCCCCAGGTTGAGAGCCTGGCCCTGCAGGTGCAGCGCAGTTGGGCCGCTTTCTGCCAGCTGGAGGCCCCCCTGGAGCGATACGCCTTTGTGGAGGGGTTGCGCCGCAGCAACCTGGTGCTCTTTCACCGCTTCCTCAGCGACCACCTCGAAGCGGTGCTGCCGATCGTCTACACCCCCACCGTGGGGGCAGTGATTCAGGACTTCAGTCGCAGTTACCGCACCCCCATCGAGGGTCTATTCATCAGTGCCGACCAACGGGGTCGCCTGCGCCAGGTGCTGCGCAATGGCATCAATGGCCCCATCGATCTGGTGCTCGTCACCGATTCAGAGGGGATCCTTGGCATCGGAGATCAGGGGGTGGGAGGAATCCACATCTGCCAGGGCAAGCTGGCCGTCTACACCCTCTGCGCAGGCCTCAACCCGGAGCGGGTGCTGGCGGTCGCCCTCGATGTGGGCACCAATCGGCCCAGCCTGCTGGCCGATCCCCTCTACCCCGGCCTGCACCAGCGCCGCCTGGCAGGGGCTGACTACCTGGGCTTCGTCGATGAGTTCGTTGAGGCCGTCCAGCTGGAGTGTCCAGGCGCTTGCCTGCACTGGGAAGACTTCGGCACCAGCCATGCCCGCCAGCTGCTGGAGCGCTACCGCGACAAGCTGCCGAGCTTCAACGACGACATCCAGGGCACCAGCGGCGTGGTCAGTGCGGCGGTGCTGGCGGCCTGCCAGGGGCTGGGCCAGACCCTGGCAGACCAGCGCATCGTGGTGTTCGGTGCGGGCACTGCTGGCTGCGGTATTGCCGAGGGCCTGCTGCGCCTGCTGCAGAAGGCCGGCCTGAGCCCCGGGCAGGCCGGCGAGCGGATCTGGGCGGTGGATCGGGATGGTCTGCTGGTGCAGGGGATGGCGGGTCTAAATCCCGGCGCCGCCGCCCTGGCCCGGGATCCCCAGGAGCTGGGCGATTTTGGCCGCAATCGCGAGGGCCAGATTGACCTGGCCGCCGTGGTGGCCCAGGTGCACCCCACCGTCTTGATCGGCACTTCAACCGTGGCGGGGGCCTTCAGCCGAGAGCTGGTGGAGGAGATGGCCCGCCACTGCGCCCACCCGGTAATCCTGCCCCTCTCCAACCCCACCAGCCTGGCGGAGGCAGTCCCTGCCGACCTGCTCGCCTGGACCGGTGGTCGGGCCCTGGTGGCGACTGGCAGTCCCTTTGCGCCTGTTGAGCTGCCGGGGGGGCGGCGGGTGATCGGTCAGTGCAACAACTGTTTCCTGTTTCCCGGGCTGGGCTTTGCCACGGTGGCCCTGGGCCTGCGGGCCATCAGCGACGGGATGATCGATGCGGGGCTGCAGGCCCTGGCGGAGTGGATCCCCGCCAGCCGCAATCCGATGGCCCCTCTGATGCCATCCCTGGGCGATGGCGCGGCGGTGGCCGCTGCGGTGGCCCAGGCCGTGGCCAGCGCAGGCGTCCGGGAGGGGCTGGCCCGCGAAGGGATCAGCCAAGAGCAGGTGCCCCTGCTGCTGCAGCAGGCCCGCTGGCTGCCGACTTATCCGCCCCTGGCGAGCAGCGCTGACCAGCTACATATTCCGTAG
- a CDS encoding DUF3136 domain-containing protein, which yields MSQLTFTTDLTIAELETSFSIYCKALRILVLEERTINQIRRSVCWRRLSSLHEALPYRYGDPSHLYFLIKRECGK from the coding sequence ATGAGTCAGCTAACTTTTACCACTGACCTCACAATTGCTGAACTGGAGACAAGTTTTTCGATCTATTGCAAGGCGCTTCGTATCCTCGTCCTTGAGGAGAGGACAATCAACCAGATCCGCCGCAGCGTCTGCTGGCGGCGCCTTTCTTCTCTGCATGAGGCCCTGCCCTACCGGTACGGTGATCCTTCCCATCTCTACTTTTTGATTAAAAGAGAGTGTGGCAAGTGA
- a CDS encoding NUDIX hydrolase, translating into MAEIGNWAVSDNRAVEVALAMLEQDGCWLMQLRDDIPGIVAPGCWGLFGGHLDPGETAEQALQRELLEEIGWQADLLHYAMEHRNPRRRAHVFCGQLTVPLAQLQLLEGQDKALVSPQELLSGSIWSPRLQGHRPLADGLAEVMQRFFAAPAGPAYS; encoded by the coding sequence ATGGCTGAAATTGGTAACTGGGCTGTAAGTGATAACCGGGCCGTAGAGGTTGCCCTTGCCATGTTGGAGCAGGACGGCTGCTGGCTGATGCAGCTGCGCGACGACATTCCCGGCATCGTTGCCCCCGGCTGTTGGGGCCTGTTCGGGGGCCATCTGGATCCGGGTGAAACAGCGGAGCAGGCCCTGCAGCGTGAGTTGTTGGAGGAGATCGGTTGGCAGGCGGACCTGCTCCACTACGCCATGGAGCACCGCAACCCCAGGCGCCGGGCCCATGTCTTCTGCGGCCAGCTAACAGTGCCTTTGGCGCAGCTGCAGCTGCTGGAGGGTCAGGACAAGGCCCTGGTGTCGCCGCAAGAATTGCTCAGCGGCTCGATCTGGAGCCCAAGGCTGCAGGGCCACCGTCCCCTGGCCGATGGATTGGCCGAGGTGATGCAGAGGTTTTTTGCGGCCCCAGCAGGACCCGCCTACTCCTGA
- the ppk2 gene encoding polyphosphate kinase 2 — protein sequence MFDDFSVNSEGKKTRLDRKLYEKELARLQVELVKMQYWIKHTGYRIILLFEGRDAAGKGGTIKRITEPLNPRGCRVVALGTPSDQQKTQWYFQRYVEHFPSAGEILLFDRSWYNRAGVENVMGFCTPQQVEEFRQSCPEFERMLVRSGITLLKYWFSVSDEEQEARFRSRLEDPARRWKLSPMDLESRDRWVEFSKAKDEMFAHSNIPEAPWFTVEADDKRRARLNCIQHLLSKVPYVDMTPEPIELPPRLGGGDYQRPPLNEQFFVPNCYP from the coding sequence ATCTTTGATGATTTTTCTGTCAATTCGGAGGGCAAGAAAACCAGGCTCGATCGCAAGCTATATGAAAAAGAATTGGCCCGGCTCCAGGTGGAGTTGGTCAAGATGCAGTACTGGATCAAGCACACTGGCTATCGCATCATCCTGCTCTTTGAAGGACGGGACGCCGCTGGTAAGGGCGGAACGATCAAGCGGATAACCGAGCCCCTCAACCCCCGCGGTTGCAGGGTAGTAGCCTTGGGCACACCCTCGGATCAGCAGAAGACCCAGTGGTATTTCCAGCGCTATGTGGAGCACTTCCCCTCCGCTGGCGAGATTCTGCTCTTCGATCGCAGCTGGTATAACCGCGCCGGGGTGGAAAACGTGATGGGCTTCTGCACGCCCCAGCAGGTTGAGGAGTTCAGGCAATCCTGTCCAGAATTTGAGCGCATGCTGGTGCGCAGCGGCATCACGTTATTGAAATACTGGTTCTCGGTCAGTGATGAGGAGCAGGAAGCCCGCTTCCGCTCCCGCCTTGAAGACCCAGCCCGGCGCTGGAAGCTAAGCCCAATGGATCTGGAGTCCCGTGATCGCTGGGTTGAGTTTTCCAAAGCGAAGGACGAGATGTTCGCCCACTCCAACATTCCTGAAGCCCCCTGGTTCACGGTTGAGGCTGACGACAAGCGCCGTGCCCGTCTCAACTGCATCCAGCACCTGCTCAGCAAGGTTCCCTATGTGGACATGACTCCTGAGCCGATCGAACTGCCCCCCCGCCTGGGCGGTGGCGACTACCAGAGGCCCCCGCTGAATGAACAGTTTTTTGTGCCCAACTGCTACCCCTAG
- a CDS encoding DUF2949 domain-containing protein, giving the protein MISTPSLPPPSQEMVRLLRHQFGLSESALELGLRQAQQELAPLPVVLWRYGLISLEQFDTLIGWQDQL; this is encoded by the coding sequence GTGATCAGCACCCCTTCCCTGCCCCCCCCCTCCCAGGAGATGGTGCGCCTGTTGCGGCATCAGTTCGGGCTGAGTGAGAGTGCCCTGGAGCTCGGTCTGCGCCAGGCCCAGCAGGAGCTGGCACCCCTGCCGGTGGTGCTCTGGCGCTACGGGCTGATCAGCCTCGAGCAATTTGACACCCTGATCGGCTGGCAGGACCAGCTGTAG
- a CDS encoding response regulator transcription factor: protein MDLTQFLTNGGHGAQEEGLESIEIPGRIAVAAKGRFMLRALCRSFGGYSRITCAVTDQQSCLDYLAVEAGDPYQLLICTDYLESGSGFDLVRQARELHPRIHAVVLALGDSIPAECLDAPWLEAVVAEADFVDDQQPLQAAVMAVLGGHSYRSPSLRTGILPYLSCPRLTPREYEVLDLLASGLSDRQIAKRLVVSDETAHTYTKRLLQTLNVHNRLQAVLKGMRCGMVQI from the coding sequence ATGGATCTCACCCAATTTCTGACCAATGGCGGCCATGGGGCCCAGGAGGAAGGGTTGGAGTCGATTGAGATTCCTGGCCGCATTGCGGTGGCGGCAAAGGGTCGCTTCATGCTGCGGGCCCTTTGCCGCAGCTTCGGGGGCTACTCCCGGATCACCTGTGCGGTCACCGATCAACAGAGCTGTCTCGATTACCTGGCTGTGGAAGCTGGGGATCCTTACCAACTGCTGATCTGCACCGACTACCTCGAGAGCGGCAGCGGTTTTGACCTGGTGCGCCAGGCACGGGAGCTCCACCCCCGCATCCATGCCGTGGTGTTAGCCCTGGGGGATTCGATCCCTGCCGAATGCCTTGATGCCCCCTGGTTGGAGGCCGTTGTGGCAGAAGCTGACTTTGTCGATGACCAGCAACCACTGCAGGCCGCGGTGATGGCGGTGCTGGGCGGCCACTCCTACCGCAGCCCCTCCCTGCGCACGGGCATCCTGCCCTACCTGAGTTGCCCCCGGCTAACGCCGCGGGAATACGAGGTGCTCGACCTGCTCGCCAGTGGCCTCAGCGATCGCCAGATCGCCAAACGGCTTGTAGTCAGTGATGAAACGGCCCACACCTACACCAAGCGGCTGCTGCAGACCCTCAACGTGCACAACCGGCTGCAGGCCGTGCTCAAAGGAATGCGCTGCGGCATGGTTCAAATCTGA